One Bombus fervidus isolate BK054 chromosome 2, iyBomFerv1, whole genome shotgun sequence DNA segment encodes these proteins:
- the Metro gene encoding membrane palmitoylated protein 7-like protein metro isoform X3 translates to MTAALVMENTNWDSALSKLLNSLQESKSEIPSCTDEEFGFLSELLQSKELNALVNVHNKILNNVKDDKFFPVLSNSMDIDIEVLDLLSTKTHISKDCKELFHLLQKPHIQGLLCAHDAVAQKDYYPRLPEIPLEVDEDEETVKIVQLVKSNEPLCGAGVEPIVGATIKTCEVTGKIVIARIMHGGAADRSGLIHVGDEVCEVNGISVEGKTPNCVLKILQNSEGTITFKIVPADSKGGIRESKVRVRAHFSYKAAEDPYIPCKEAGLDFSKNDVLHIVSQDDAYWWQARREGDRNMRAGLIPSRALQETRIILERQQKEKTDDDNIKNDDFDREEILTYEEVAKLYPRPGHYRPVVLIGPPGVGRNELKRRLIATDPDKYKTPVPYTSRPRKPGEINGVEYHFVTRKKMEEYIEYGKLIEYGEYKGNLYGTSSESVSSLINAGYVCLLNSHYQALKMLRTPQTKPYVIYIKPPKFEILKETRNDVRARSTFDESNSRGFTDEEFHEILYNAARIEFLYNHLFDEVIVNADLSMAFEQLVNAVHRVESEPLWVPASWVQ, encoded by the exons ATGACAGCGGCGCTCGTCATGGAAAACACAAATTGGGATTCTG cgtTATCCAAGCTGCTGAATTCTCTACAGGAGAGCAAAAGTGAAATACCAAGTTGTACCGACGAGGAATTCGGATTCTTGAGCGAATTGTTGCAATCGAAGGAATTGAACGCTTTAGTGAATGTTCATAATAAAATCTTGAACAATGTCAAGGACGACAAATTTTTTCCTGTACTCTCCAATTCCATGGATATCGACATCGAAGTTCTCGATCTATTATCAACAAAAACGCACATTTCCAAGGACTGCAAGGAACTTTTCCATTTGCTTCAAAAACCACACATACAG GGCTTGTTGTGCGCTCATGACGCGGTCGCCCAGAAAGACTATTATCCCCGATTACCGGAGATTCCTCTGGAAGTcgacgaagacgaagagaCGGTCAAGATCGTACAGTTGGTGAAATCGAACGAACCTCTG TGTGGCGCCGGCGTTGAACCGATCGTG GGGGCGACCATAAAAACATGCGAGGTCACCGGCAAGATCGTGATAGCGAGAATAATGCATGGCGGTGCGGCCGATAGATCCGGCCTCATTCACGTTGGCGACGAAGTTTGCGAGGTCAACGGCATCAGCGTCGAGGGAAAGACTCCGAATTGTGTTCTTAAAATATTG CAAAATTCCGAGGGTACGATTACTTTTAAGATAGTGCCTGCCGATAGTAAAGGGGGAATTCGTGAGAGCAAG gtACGAGTTAGAGCGCACTTTTCGTATAAAGCTGCCGAAGATCCGTACATACCTTGCAAGGAGGCTGGACTAGATTTTTCGAAGAACGACGTTCTCCACATCGTCAGTCAGGATGATGCTTATTG GTGGCAAGCTAGACGAGAGGGTGACCGAAATATGAGAGCTGGCTTGATCCCCAGCAGAGCCTTACAAGAAACACGAATTATACTTGAGAGACAACAAAAAGAGAAGACCGACGACGACAATATAA AGAACGACGATTTCGACCGGGAAGAAATACTGACCTACGAAGAGGTCGCAAAGCTCTATCCGAGACCGGGCCACTACCGGCCGGTGGTTCTGATCGGGCCACCGGGTGTAGGCAGGAACGAGCTGAAGAGACGGCTTATAGCCACCGATCCCGATAAGTACAAGACACCTGTTCCTT ATACCTCGAGACCACGGAAACCAGGTGAAATCAACGGTGTAGAGTATCATTTTGTTACTCGGAAAAAGATGGAAGAGTATATCGAGTATGGCAAGCTTATAGAATACGGCGAGTATAAAGGCAACTTGTACGGTACCAGTTCCGAGAGCGTTAGCTCGTTGATAAACGCCGGATACGTGTGTCTATTGAATTCTCACTATCAAGCCCTGAAGATGCTTCGAACTCCGCAGACAAAAccatatgtaatatatataaagccGCCAAAGTTCGAgatattgaaagaaacgagGAACGATGTTAGAGCAAGATCGACTTTCGACGAAAGCAACTCTCGGGGCTTTACG GATGAGGAATTTCacgaaatattgtataacgctGCGAGAATCGAATTCCTTTATAATCATCTGTTCGACGAAGTGATCGTAAATGCCGACCTCTCAATGGCGTTCGAGCAACTGGTGAACGCTGTTCATCGAGTCGAGTCGGAACCGCTTTGGGTACCTGCTTCCTGGGTTCAATAA
- the Metro gene encoding membrane palmitoylated protein 7-like protein metro isoform X1: MTAALVMENTNWDSALSKLLNSLQESKSEIPSCTDEEFGFLSELLQSKELNALVNVHNKILNNVKDDKFFPVLSNSMDIDIEVLDLLSTKTHISKDCKELFHLLQKPHIQGLLCAHDAVAQKDYYPRLPEIPLEVDEDEETVKIVQLVKSNEPLCGAGVEPIVGATIKTCEVTGKIVIARIMHGGAADRSGLIHVGDEVCEVNGISVEGKTPNCVLKILQNSEGTITFKIVPADSKGGIRESKVRVRAHFSYKAAEDPYIPCKEAGLDFSKNDVLHIVSQDDAYWWQARREGDRNMRAGLIPSRALQETRIILERQQKEKTDDDNISLCSVPVPLPALCPRPSTSLHASSTKCNLQGVKTKKIMYDAAENDDFDREEILTYEEVAKLYPRPGHYRPVVLIGPPGVGRNELKRRLIATDPDKYKTPVPYTSRPRKPGEINGVEYHFVTRKKMEEYIEYGKLIEYGEYKGNLYGTSSESVSSLINAGYVCLLNSHYQALKMLRTPQTKPYVIYIKPPKFEILKETRNDVRARSTFDESNSRGFTDEEFHEILYNAARIEFLYNHLFDEVIVNADLSMAFEQLVNAVHRVESEPLWVPASWVQ, from the exons ATGACAGCGGCGCTCGTCATGGAAAACACAAATTGGGATTCTG cgtTATCCAAGCTGCTGAATTCTCTACAGGAGAGCAAAAGTGAAATACCAAGTTGTACCGACGAGGAATTCGGATTCTTGAGCGAATTGTTGCAATCGAAGGAATTGAACGCTTTAGTGAATGTTCATAATAAAATCTTGAACAATGTCAAGGACGACAAATTTTTTCCTGTACTCTCCAATTCCATGGATATCGACATCGAAGTTCTCGATCTATTATCAACAAAAACGCACATTTCCAAGGACTGCAAGGAACTTTTCCATTTGCTTCAAAAACCACACATACAG GGCTTGTTGTGCGCTCATGACGCGGTCGCCCAGAAAGACTATTATCCCCGATTACCGGAGATTCCTCTGGAAGTcgacgaagacgaagagaCGGTCAAGATCGTACAGTTGGTGAAATCGAACGAACCTCTG TGTGGCGCCGGCGTTGAACCGATCGTG GGGGCGACCATAAAAACATGCGAGGTCACCGGCAAGATCGTGATAGCGAGAATAATGCATGGCGGTGCGGCCGATAGATCCGGCCTCATTCACGTTGGCGACGAAGTTTGCGAGGTCAACGGCATCAGCGTCGAGGGAAAGACTCCGAATTGTGTTCTTAAAATATTG CAAAATTCCGAGGGTACGATTACTTTTAAGATAGTGCCTGCCGATAGTAAAGGGGGAATTCGTGAGAGCAAG gtACGAGTTAGAGCGCACTTTTCGTATAAAGCTGCCGAAGATCCGTACATACCTTGCAAGGAGGCTGGACTAGATTTTTCGAAGAACGACGTTCTCCACATCGTCAGTCAGGATGATGCTTATTG GTGGCAAGCTAGACGAGAGGGTGACCGAAATATGAGAGCTGGCTTGATCCCCAGCAGAGCCTTACAAGAAACACGAATTATACTTGAGAGACAACAAAAAGAGAAGACCGACGACGACAATATAA GCTTGTGTTCTGTTCCAGTGCCTTTGCCCGCATTGTGCCCCCGTCCCAGTACCTCTTTACACGCCTCGTCTACAAAGTGCAACTTGCAGGGagtaaaaactaaaaaaatcaTGTATGACGCTGCAGAGAACGACGATTTCGACCGGGAAGAAATACTGACCTACGAAGAGGTCGCAAAGCTCTATCCGAGACCGGGCCACTACCGGCCGGTGGTTCTGATCGGGCCACCGGGTGTAGGCAGGAACGAGCTGAAGAGACGGCTTATAGCCACCGATCCCGATAAGTACAAGACACCTGTTCCTT ATACCTCGAGACCACGGAAACCAGGTGAAATCAACGGTGTAGAGTATCATTTTGTTACTCGGAAAAAGATGGAAGAGTATATCGAGTATGGCAAGCTTATAGAATACGGCGAGTATAAAGGCAACTTGTACGGTACCAGTTCCGAGAGCGTTAGCTCGTTGATAAACGCCGGATACGTGTGTCTATTGAATTCTCACTATCAAGCCCTGAAGATGCTTCGAACTCCGCAGACAAAAccatatgtaatatatataaagccGCCAAAGTTCGAgatattgaaagaaacgagGAACGATGTTAGAGCAAGATCGACTTTCGACGAAAGCAACTCTCGGGGCTTTACG GATGAGGAATTTCacgaaatattgtataacgctGCGAGAATCGAATTCCTTTATAATCATCTGTTCGACGAAGTGATCGTAAATGCCGACCTCTCAATGGCGTTCGAGCAACTGGTGAACGCTGTTCATCGAGTCGAGTCGGAACCGCTTTGGGTACCTGCTTCCTGGGTTCAATAA
- the Metro gene encoding membrane palmitoylated protein 7-like protein metro isoform X2, giving the protein MTAALVMENTNWDSALSKLLNSLQESKSEIPSCTDEEFGFLSELLQSKELNALVNVHNKILNNVKDDKFFPVLSNSMDIDIEVLDLLSTKTHISKDCKELFHLLQKPHIQGLLCAHDAVAQKDYYPRLPEIPLEVDEDEETVKIVQLVKSNEPLGATIKTCEVTGKIVIARIMHGGAADRSGLIHVGDEVCEVNGISVEGKTPNCVLKILQNSEGTITFKIVPADSKGGIRESKVRVRAHFSYKAAEDPYIPCKEAGLDFSKNDVLHIVSQDDAYWWQARREGDRNMRAGLIPSRALQETRIILERQQKEKTDDDNISLCSVPVPLPALCPRPSTSLHASSTKCNLQGVKTKKIMYDAAENDDFDREEILTYEEVAKLYPRPGHYRPVVLIGPPGVGRNELKRRLIATDPDKYKTPVPYTSRPRKPGEINGVEYHFVTRKKMEEYIEYGKLIEYGEYKGNLYGTSSESVSSLINAGYVCLLNSHYQALKMLRTPQTKPYVIYIKPPKFEILKETRNDVRARSTFDESNSRGFTDEEFHEILYNAARIEFLYNHLFDEVIVNADLSMAFEQLVNAVHRVESEPLWVPASWVQ; this is encoded by the exons ATGACAGCGGCGCTCGTCATGGAAAACACAAATTGGGATTCTG cgtTATCCAAGCTGCTGAATTCTCTACAGGAGAGCAAAAGTGAAATACCAAGTTGTACCGACGAGGAATTCGGATTCTTGAGCGAATTGTTGCAATCGAAGGAATTGAACGCTTTAGTGAATGTTCATAATAAAATCTTGAACAATGTCAAGGACGACAAATTTTTTCCTGTACTCTCCAATTCCATGGATATCGACATCGAAGTTCTCGATCTATTATCAACAAAAACGCACATTTCCAAGGACTGCAAGGAACTTTTCCATTTGCTTCAAAAACCACACATACAG GGCTTGTTGTGCGCTCATGACGCGGTCGCCCAGAAAGACTATTATCCCCGATTACCGGAGATTCCTCTGGAAGTcgacgaagacgaagagaCGGTCAAGATCGTACAGTTGGTGAAATCGAACGAACCTCTG GGGGCGACCATAAAAACATGCGAGGTCACCGGCAAGATCGTGATAGCGAGAATAATGCATGGCGGTGCGGCCGATAGATCCGGCCTCATTCACGTTGGCGACGAAGTTTGCGAGGTCAACGGCATCAGCGTCGAGGGAAAGACTCCGAATTGTGTTCTTAAAATATTG CAAAATTCCGAGGGTACGATTACTTTTAAGATAGTGCCTGCCGATAGTAAAGGGGGAATTCGTGAGAGCAAG gtACGAGTTAGAGCGCACTTTTCGTATAAAGCTGCCGAAGATCCGTACATACCTTGCAAGGAGGCTGGACTAGATTTTTCGAAGAACGACGTTCTCCACATCGTCAGTCAGGATGATGCTTATTG GTGGCAAGCTAGACGAGAGGGTGACCGAAATATGAGAGCTGGCTTGATCCCCAGCAGAGCCTTACAAGAAACACGAATTATACTTGAGAGACAACAAAAAGAGAAGACCGACGACGACAATATAA GCTTGTGTTCTGTTCCAGTGCCTTTGCCCGCATTGTGCCCCCGTCCCAGTACCTCTTTACACGCCTCGTCTACAAAGTGCAACTTGCAGGGagtaaaaactaaaaaaatcaTGTATGACGCTGCAGAGAACGACGATTTCGACCGGGAAGAAATACTGACCTACGAAGAGGTCGCAAAGCTCTATCCGAGACCGGGCCACTACCGGCCGGTGGTTCTGATCGGGCCACCGGGTGTAGGCAGGAACGAGCTGAAGAGACGGCTTATAGCCACCGATCCCGATAAGTACAAGACACCTGTTCCTT ATACCTCGAGACCACGGAAACCAGGTGAAATCAACGGTGTAGAGTATCATTTTGTTACTCGGAAAAAGATGGAAGAGTATATCGAGTATGGCAAGCTTATAGAATACGGCGAGTATAAAGGCAACTTGTACGGTACCAGTTCCGAGAGCGTTAGCTCGTTGATAAACGCCGGATACGTGTGTCTATTGAATTCTCACTATCAAGCCCTGAAGATGCTTCGAACTCCGCAGACAAAAccatatgtaatatatataaagccGCCAAAGTTCGAgatattgaaagaaacgagGAACGATGTTAGAGCAAGATCGACTTTCGACGAAAGCAACTCTCGGGGCTTTACG GATGAGGAATTTCacgaaatattgtataacgctGCGAGAATCGAATTCCTTTATAATCATCTGTTCGACGAAGTGATCGTAAATGCCGACCTCTCAATGGCGTTCGAGCAACTGGTGAACGCTGTTCATCGAGTCGAGTCGGAACCGCTTTGGGTACCTGCTTCCTGGGTTCAATAA
- the Metro gene encoding membrane palmitoylated protein 7-like protein metro isoform X4, translating into MTAALVMENTNWDSALSKLLNSLQESKSEIPSCTDEEFGFLSELLQSKELNALVNVHNKILNNVKDDKFFPVLSNSMDIDIEVLDLLSTKTHISKDCKELFHLLQKPHIQGLLCAHDAVAQKDYYPRLPEIPLEVDEDEETVKIVQLVKSNEPLGATIKTCEVTGKIVIARIMHGGAADRSGLIHVGDEVCEVNGISVEGKTPNCVLKILQNSEGTITFKIVPADSKGGIRESKVRVRAHFSYKAAEDPYIPCKEAGLDFSKNDVLHIVSQDDAYWWQARREGDRNMRAGLIPSRALQETRIILERQQKEKTDDDNIKNDDFDREEILTYEEVAKLYPRPGHYRPVVLIGPPGVGRNELKRRLIATDPDKYKTPVPYTSRPRKPGEINGVEYHFVTRKKMEEYIEYGKLIEYGEYKGNLYGTSSESVSSLINAGYVCLLNSHYQALKMLRTPQTKPYVIYIKPPKFEILKETRNDVRARSTFDESNSRGFTDEEFHEILYNAARIEFLYNHLFDEVIVNADLSMAFEQLVNAVHRVESEPLWVPASWVQ; encoded by the exons ATGACAGCGGCGCTCGTCATGGAAAACACAAATTGGGATTCTG cgtTATCCAAGCTGCTGAATTCTCTACAGGAGAGCAAAAGTGAAATACCAAGTTGTACCGACGAGGAATTCGGATTCTTGAGCGAATTGTTGCAATCGAAGGAATTGAACGCTTTAGTGAATGTTCATAATAAAATCTTGAACAATGTCAAGGACGACAAATTTTTTCCTGTACTCTCCAATTCCATGGATATCGACATCGAAGTTCTCGATCTATTATCAACAAAAACGCACATTTCCAAGGACTGCAAGGAACTTTTCCATTTGCTTCAAAAACCACACATACAG GGCTTGTTGTGCGCTCATGACGCGGTCGCCCAGAAAGACTATTATCCCCGATTACCGGAGATTCCTCTGGAAGTcgacgaagacgaagagaCGGTCAAGATCGTACAGTTGGTGAAATCGAACGAACCTCTG GGGGCGACCATAAAAACATGCGAGGTCACCGGCAAGATCGTGATAGCGAGAATAATGCATGGCGGTGCGGCCGATAGATCCGGCCTCATTCACGTTGGCGACGAAGTTTGCGAGGTCAACGGCATCAGCGTCGAGGGAAAGACTCCGAATTGTGTTCTTAAAATATTG CAAAATTCCGAGGGTACGATTACTTTTAAGATAGTGCCTGCCGATAGTAAAGGGGGAATTCGTGAGAGCAAG gtACGAGTTAGAGCGCACTTTTCGTATAAAGCTGCCGAAGATCCGTACATACCTTGCAAGGAGGCTGGACTAGATTTTTCGAAGAACGACGTTCTCCACATCGTCAGTCAGGATGATGCTTATTG GTGGCAAGCTAGACGAGAGGGTGACCGAAATATGAGAGCTGGCTTGATCCCCAGCAGAGCCTTACAAGAAACACGAATTATACTTGAGAGACAACAAAAAGAGAAGACCGACGACGACAATATAA AGAACGACGATTTCGACCGGGAAGAAATACTGACCTACGAAGAGGTCGCAAAGCTCTATCCGAGACCGGGCCACTACCGGCCGGTGGTTCTGATCGGGCCACCGGGTGTAGGCAGGAACGAGCTGAAGAGACGGCTTATAGCCACCGATCCCGATAAGTACAAGACACCTGTTCCTT ATACCTCGAGACCACGGAAACCAGGTGAAATCAACGGTGTAGAGTATCATTTTGTTACTCGGAAAAAGATGGAAGAGTATATCGAGTATGGCAAGCTTATAGAATACGGCGAGTATAAAGGCAACTTGTACGGTACCAGTTCCGAGAGCGTTAGCTCGTTGATAAACGCCGGATACGTGTGTCTATTGAATTCTCACTATCAAGCCCTGAAGATGCTTCGAACTCCGCAGACAAAAccatatgtaatatatataaagccGCCAAAGTTCGAgatattgaaagaaacgagGAACGATGTTAGAGCAAGATCGACTTTCGACGAAAGCAACTCTCGGGGCTTTACG GATGAGGAATTTCacgaaatattgtataacgctGCGAGAATCGAATTCCTTTATAATCATCTGTTCGACGAAGTGATCGTAAATGCCGACCTCTCAATGGCGTTCGAGCAACTGGTGAACGCTGTTCATCGAGTCGAGTCGGAACCGCTTTGGGTACCTGCTTCCTGGGTTCAATAA